ATAATCGGGGAGAGATTTAACCATCTGAATGAACGCCTCCTGCGCTGCATCCTGTGCATCCTGATCGTTCCGCAATACGGAGTAGGCCACATGGTATACATGCTGGCTGTACTTTTCGATCAACAAGCGCATCTGGGATGTATCGCCTTGACGGATTTGTTCGATTAAGCGCGCTTCATCAATGACTCTCCCCTCCTCTCCACTACAATAGACGACAACTTGTTTGTTGACCCCTGCGTATTCATTCATTTTTTTATAAAAAGGTTACACATTGCCTGAAAAGTCAGTTCCACCGGGAACTTAACGTATCTTACTTAACATCTCTATAATCTAAAAAAACAGGCACAGAATAAATTCTGGCCTGTTTTTGGTTTATTCTGAATAAAATTGTTGCTTAATCTAACATTGGTATTAACGTCCACCGTTACGGAACCGCTGCGTATATGCCTTGGCATCCTGCACATTCTTCACGCGGTTACGGCTCCATTCAAGCAGGATTCGATCTATATAGCGGAAATGCACTTTACCAGCAAACACCGCTTCCTTCAATGCCATGAGAATCAGTTCCTCCTGATAGCGATCCTGATCCAACCAGCTGGATATCGTCTCGCATTCCATCGGGGAAAGCGGGCGGCCAAATTCTTTTTCAAAAATAGAGAACATATTTCGTTCTTCCTCTTCTTTTTGAACACTGTTCGAATCCGGGCGCAGTGCATTACTGTCCAGCTGCTGCTTGCGGGCCACGGCCATATCCTCTGCTGTACATCCTGCCAGCTTCGCATATAATCCATGCAGATCATACCGTTCATACTGAATGTCACGCTCTTCATCCCGATGCTCGTCAATGTGAATGTACCCGTCTCTCATAAGACGCTGCAGCATTCTGGCGATGCCTTCAGGAGCAAGACCCATACGGGTTGCAAGCTCTTCAAGCGTTGGAAACTCATTGAATTCGACTTGCCGGAATCCAAACAATTGAATCAGCAGAAGCACCTCTGCGTCACTTAGCCCCAGCTGATGATAATAGCGCAATAAAGCATATGGGAGCTGCGCTGTCCCTGATGCCATACCGTAAGCTGCTCCGTTCAACCAGGCTTTGGAGCCGGTTTCTTCCATGGACTCGCGGTTAAGCATTAAGGGTACAGACGATAGAGCATACGTGGGAATGCAATTGTTTCACGTACGTGATCCAATCCACAGATCCATGCTACCGTCCGCTCCAATCCCAGACCGAAGCCGGAGTGAGGAACCGATCCGTATTTACGTAAGTCCAGATACCACTGATATGCCTCTTCCGACAATTGATGCTCATCAAAGCGCTGCTGCATCAGTTCCGGATCATCAATACGCTGGGAACCGCCAATGATCTCTCCGTATCCTTCTGGTGCGATCATATCTGCACAGAGGACCACTTCAGGACGATTTGGATCAGGTTTCATATAGAATGCCTTGATTCCAGCCGGATAATGGGTAATAAAGACCGGTGTTTCGTATTTCTCGGCAATCGCCGTTTCGTGTGGAGCACCAAAGTCTTCTCCCCAAGGAATATCGAAGCCTTGTCCATTCAAGAATTCAATCGCTTCATCATACGTAATGCGCGGGAATGGAGCTACAATGTTTTCAAGCTTGGATACATCACGTCCGATGGACTCCAGTTCAGCACGGCAGTTTTTCAGAACCGTTTGAACCACGTGCGCAATAAACTTCTCTTGCACTCGCAGGCTTTCCTCGTGATCCACAAACGCCATTTCCGGCTCAATCATCCAGAACTCGATCAGGTGACGACGTGTTTTGGATTTCTCGGCACGGAACGTAGGACCGAAGGAGTATACTTTGCCCAGCGCCATTGCTGCAGCTTCCATATACAACTGTCCACTTTGTGTCAGATAGGCATCTTCATCAAAATATTTGATGTGGAACAAGTTCGTCGTTCCTTCAGCAGATGAAGGTGTAAGAATCGGAGGATCAACCTGTGTGAATCCGTTACCATCAAAGAACTGTTGAACAGCGCGGATGATTTCCGCACGAATAACCATAATCGCACGTTGTTTTGTCGAACGCAGCCACAGATGGCGATGATCCATCAGGAAGTCTACCCCATGCTCTTTCGGAGTAATTGGATAATTTTCAGTAAGATGAATAATGTCCACGCCAGTAACCGTCATCTCATAACCGGATGCACTACGTGGTTCTTCACGGATAATTCCTGTTACATACAATGAACTTTCTTGAGTCAAGCTCTTGGCAGCATTCCAGATATCTTCGCTGACTTCACTTTTAACGACTACCCCTTGAATATATCCGGTTCCATCACGCAGTTGCAAAAATTGAATTTTGCCGCTGGAACGTTTGTTGTTAATCCAGGCGCCGATCTTAACAGTCTCGCCCACATGCTCACTCACATTACG
This window of the Paenibacillus marchantiae genome carries:
- a CDS encoding DnaD domain-containing protein, whose translation is MLNRESMEETGSKAWLNGAAYGMASGTAQLPYALLRYYHQLGLSDAEVLLLIQLFGFRQVEFNEFPTLEELATRMGLAPEGIARMLQRLMRDGYIHIDEHRDEERDIQYERYDLHGLYAKLAGCTAEDMAVARKQQLDSNALRPDSNSVQKEEEERNMFSIFEKEFGRPLSPMECETISSWLDQDRYQEELILMALKEAVFAGKVHFRYIDRILLEWSRNRVKNVQDAKAYTQRFRNGGR
- the asnS gene encoding asparagine--tRNA ligase — translated: MSTDCVIRNVSEHVGETVKIGAWINNKRSSGKIQFLQLRDGTGYIQGVVVKSEVSEDIWNAAKSLTQESSLYVTGIIREEPRSASGYEMTVTGVDIIHLTENYPITPKEHGVDFLMDHRHLWLRSTKQRAIMVIRAEIIRAVQQFFDGNGFTQVDPPILTPSSAEGTTNLFHIKYFDEDAYLTQSGQLYMEAAAMALGKVYSFGPTFRAEKSKTRRHLIEFWMIEPEMAFVDHEESLRVQEKFIAHVVQTVLKNCRAELESIGRDVSKLENIVAPFPRITYDEAIEFLNGQGFDIPWGEDFGAPHETAIAEKYETPVFITHYPAGIKAFYMKPDPNRPEVVLCADMIAPEGYGEIIGGSQRIDDPELMQQRFDEHQLSEEAYQWYLDLRKYGSVPHSGFGLGLERTVAWICGLDHVRETIAFPRMLYRLYP